From Vitis vinifera cultivar Pinot Noir 40024 chromosome 5, ASM3070453v1, the proteins below share one genomic window:
- the LOC104879409 gene encoding CMP-sialic acid transporter 3-like: MVYDRHSRKISSKHRTLNAFLVVGDCLLVGLQPILVFMSKVDGKFKFNPISVNFVTEISKVIFPIVMLLLQARRQKVGKKPLLSVSVFVQAARNNVLLVIPTLLYVINNYLKLIMQLYFNPETVKMLSNLKVLVIAVILKIIMRHHFSMIQWGSLTYIDGQGKMHRVSYSESHAQQVEIERKVHAVIDKSADRGFRSLAVAY, translated from the exons ATGGTTTATGATCGGCATAGTAGAAAGATATCATCAAAGCATCGCACCCTCAATGCCTTTTTAGTTGTTGGTGATTGTCTCCTAGTTGGTTTACAACCTATTTTGGTGTTTATGTCCAAGGTGGATGGAAAATTCAAGTTTAACCCTATTAGTGTTAACTTTGTGACTGAGATTTCAAAGGTTATATTTCCAATTGTTATGCTTTTGCTCCAGGCTAGGCGTCAGAAAGTTGGAAAGAAACCTCTTCTCTCAGTTTCCGTATTTGTGCAGGCTGCCCGCAACAATGTGCTTCTTGTTATACCAACACTTCTATATGTTATCAATAACTACCTTAAGTTAATCATGCAACTTTATTTTAATCCTGAAACTGTGAAGATGCTTAGCAATCTGAAGGTTTTGGTAATTGCTGTTATTTTGAAGATAATTATGAGACATCATTTTTCCATGATTCAGTGGGGAT CTCTTACATATATTGATGGCCAAGGAAAAATGCATCGGGTCAGCTATTCTGAATCTCACGCACAACAAGTAGAAATAGAACGCAAAGTTCATGCTGTGATCGATAAGTCTGCAGATAGGGGGTTCCGATCTCTTGCAGTGGCAT